The DNA region ACATGATGATTCGCTGGTTGGACCGCTATTTTCCTGAATTCACTCAAGTCTTTCCCTCTTTCGGAAAGATGGCTTTGGCCGTACTCGAATGTACGCCATTCCCAAGTGATCTCTACCAAAAACAACCTGATGAATTACTTGTGATGTATCGTCAAGTAGAGGGGATGAAATCTCCTCAGAAGCCCAAAGCTGTGCGTCTCATTGAAGTCGCAGCTCACTCGATTGGAGTAACAGAAGGACGTAAGATGGCCCGTTTTGAAATTGCCACACTCGTTCAACGTTATCACCAATTAGAACAAGAAATTGAAAGCATCACCCAAAGCTTAGTTGAGCTCGTCAAAACGTCTGTAGAATATGAATGGCTTTCAACAGTTAATGGACTCGGAGACACTACCATCGTTGATCTATTAGCTGAAATCGGCAGCTTTTCACATTATGAGGATCCACGCCAACTTATCAAACTCGCGGGACTCACATTGCGTGAAAATTCGTCTGGGCAGCACAAAGGTCAAAAACGTATCTCTAAACGAGGCAGAAGGAAGCTACGCGCCCTCCTGTTTCGAGTGATGATGCCAATGATCCGTCATAACGAAGCCTTTCGTAAACTACATGAATATTACACAAATCGCACAGTCAACCCGTTACGAAAGAAACAATCAATTGTGGTCCTTTGCGGAAAACTATTAAAAGTATTACATGGAATCAGTACGAAGCATAAAGCATTCGATGCACAAAGAATGATGAGGGATGTACCTAGTCTCGAAGAGGCTATGTAGTCTGCATCTCCTTGAATGAACTAGACAATTGGATGACACGGAGAAGCTGGCACTATTTTCACCATTCGACCTAGAGTCCCTAAAGGAGCTTCGCTAGCCTCTGCCTTATGACTAGACCGAACGAAGGAATGTAGGCACACAGATGTCCAGAGACATGGGAGGGTACGTCATCATAAGCTACGCAGAGATCCATGGTGCATCGTATATTTCTTCAACGCTACTTACATTAATATCCAGTAGTGACCGCGTAGCGCACCCATAGATTGGAATAGTTTCACATAATTTTAAATTACTGTTAGAGG from Bacillus sp. FJAT-45350 includes:
- a CDS encoding transposase; this encodes MMIRWLDRYFPEFTQVFPSFGKMALAVLECTPFPSDLYQKQPDELLVMYRQVEGMKSPQKPKAVRLIEVAAHSIGVTEGRKMARFEIATLVQRYHQLEQEIESITQSLVELVKTSVEYEWLSTVNGLGDTTIVDLLAEIGSFSHYEDPRQLIKLAGLTLRENSSGQHKGQKRISKRGRRKLRALLFRVMMPMIRHNEAFRKLHEYYTNRTVNPLRKKQSIVVLCGKLLKVLHGISTKHKAFDAQRMMRDVPSLEEAM